One Clostridia bacterium genomic window, TAAAAAAAGCAAATCAAAAATATCCATGTTGATTTTTATATTTCACCTTATATTAAAAATGGAAGGTGAGGTTTGATGCTTAAAACCTGACCTTCCATTGTATTATCTTTAATCTATGCATTAGCTGAAAATGAAATATTTTGAGTTTGTTTGCCAGTCTGAACCAGTATTATAGATAATATAACTAGTGCAAAACCTGCTATTTGAGGTAATTCTATCGCCTGACCAAATGCAAAATACCCTGCTATGGTAGCTATAACAGGTTCTAATGTAGCTATTATGGATGCATTGCTTGCAGGTATATATTTAAGTGCATATGTATATGAAGCATTGGGGATTATGGTACATATTATACTCAAGGCCAGCACTATCGGCATTATTCCTGTATGTACTACAGTTTTTATCAAAAACGATGGTGGTCTTAAAAACCACATGAACAACATACCGAATAGGTGCGAATATACCAGCAGTGTCAAGGTACTATGCTTTTTTGAACCTAGTTTCCCAAAGATACTGAACATTGCATAGGTTATGCCGGATAAGATGCCCACTATTATTCCCATGGTATTGGCCTTTAAAGAATTTACATCATATCCTTTGACTACCAAAAAACACCCTACCAGTGTTAATACAAGACTGATTATCTTTGTCCAATCCATCGGTTCTTTAAATATAAAGTACGATAGCACATTTACAAATGCAGGTGCTGTATATAGGAGTATCGCAGCTGTTGCTATCGATGTGAGGTTGATAGCAGTAGTATACATTGTATACATGCCTGCAACACCTATTAATCCGTATAATATAAAAAAAGGGAAATCTTTTATCTCTAATTTTAGACTATCTCTTTCAAAAATAAGGGCAAATAAAAAAAATAACAAAAAACTTATTGTTGCCCTGTATGTACCCACTGATATAGGGTCTATCCCCTTACTAAACAATAATTCACTGATTATTCCAAACATACCCCATGTTACTGCCGCTATTACAACCATTATATATCTGCCGCTTGAATTACTAGCCATTGTCAAATTCTCCTGTTCATTTGGTTTCAGCATATTTTTATTTAACAAAATCATAGAATAACTTAGTTTAGTTCATCAATAATCGAAAGGATTTCCTTTACAAGTATCCCACCCGCCTCTGGCACCAAACAACTGGACTCGCAAAATGTAGGTTCATATCCGCCATTTTTAAATGCCTCTTTTGTAGGTATATAGCCTATGCTTTGATTGGTAAATCCAAATACCATTGTATTTCTATAGGGGGATTTTTCTTTTATTTCAAGTCCATATTCTACGAATAATTCTCCCAAAGGATTTCTTGGAAAACCCATGGACTGCCATAGTACTGAAAAGACAGACTAATATGTTGCAAGAAATGACTCCTTGATATCAGAAAAAGTTCTCATGTGGATTTTCCTTTCCCAAAAAGTGACCTTTTCTTATATTCGACAAAAAATGATTAAATCCTTCACGTATTGACAAACTTTATATGTTCATCAACTTTATAATTAAAAAAATAGAGGATCATGATATATGATCCTCTACTGTTATGGTGCATTTAGCTTTATCGCATTGGGATAAATCCAATGTATATTTATATCCTAAAGGTTCCAG contains:
- a CDS encoding EamA family transporter; amino-acid sequence: MASNSSGRYIMVVIAAVTWGMFGIISELLFSKGIDPISVGTYRATISFLLFFLFALIFERDSLKLEIKDFPFFILYGLIGVAGMYTMYTTAINLTSIATAAILLYTAPAFVNVLSYFIFKEPMDWTKIISLVLTLVGCFLVVKGYDVNSLKANTMGIIVGILSGITYAMFSIFGKLGSKKHSTLTLLVYSHLFGMLFMWFLRPPSFLIKTVVHTGIMPIVLALSIICTIIPNASYTYALKYIPASNASIIATLEPVIATIAGYFAFGQAIELPQIAGFALVILSIILVQTGKQTQNISFSANA